CACCCTCTGCACATTACCTGAGGCTCCTCTGTTTGGGCAGCTTGGAGTCCAGGAGAACCTCAGAGCTGGGGGGCCCCGGGCCCTTCATAGCCATGCTAGCGCCCACTAGAGCAGGGTAGCTGCGGTTGCGCTGCAGCTCTGTGCTCAGGGTGAATGGAGGCCCTGGACGGGTCAAGGCACCCAGAGTGGTCTCGGGCCTCGCCACACTGAAGCGCTTCAGCTTGTCCACCAGGTTCAGGTTGTAGATGCTGACGTCCGTCTGGCTCCCGCGGTCAGAGTGGTTCCTGGCCTCTGCTGCCACCTCGTTCAAGATGAAGCGGGCCGGTCGGGATGCCAGGAAGTTGTCGTACGGAAGGCCACAGCTCTGGAAGTTGAAGGCGGTGTCGGCTTCAGCACTGGCAGCAGGGGCCCGGCCTGGTGGAGAGCTGGGCAAGGTAAGTAGTGGGAGGTCCTGGATCCAAGAGGCAGAAAGCGGGGCTCCGTGGTTCACCTTACCCCTGGTTGGGGGGTTGTACACGGCTGCAGAGATCCCGTGCTCCCGGAGGAGATGCACCAGACCCAGTGAGGTGCTTGTGGTCTTGGTGGAGTCACGCAGGTTGGTGAAAGACTCGGCCAGGCTGAGGCGCCGAGGGGTGCAGGGCGTGGTTGTGGGTGTCAACTTGAGGCTGCTCATCACCACACAGGAAGCCGTAGAGCCGGCAGCATTAAGGCTGCAGGAGGCAGAGGGAGGAGCAACAGGGTCTGCTTTGCATAATCATTTTACAGCATTATACCTCAATGTGAAGCCAACACCGCTTCGGTTGCAGTTTCAACTCAACCAAGAGACTAGTAATGATAATAAGCTATACCATTACATgagtaatagtaataacagGGTTAGGATAAGAGTAAAAGGCTCATTTGTACCTCTTTCATTTCTATGTTGTTCCTTCTTAAAGTATTTACATACTATACACAGTGGCCTGGAATGGATTTCCACAGCAGGACCTGTTACAAGGAAACTAGTAACTGCCACCCCTCTGTTTATTGACTGTATATGATTCCATTGAGAAGTCTATGTATGACAGATACAGAGGGATGAAAATTGCTTCTTCCGATTTTTCCTAATGTACAATTAGACATCCAgatgcacacagaaacacacacacgcacacacaaccaAAGCTGCTGCCCCCCAGCAGTCCAACACAAGATGTTTGACCTTAGAGCTGCAGATCTGGGTTCCGAAAAAGGGAAGGACAGCAGTGGTCTGAGCACAACCCACCTGGACCTGTGTCCTGCAGCATTGAGGCCATGGGGTGGACACTCCACATACTCACCTGGGGGTGACTCGGGTCAGCTCATCCGAAGGATGGAGGATGCGGCAGGTGGTGAAGGTGTACGTGGAGCTTGTGTGGGACATACACTTCCCAGGGTAAAACACTGTACGGGGCAGAGCACAGCAGAGACATCTGCATGTCACAGCAAACCTTGAAAAAACTACTAAAAGCAGAAACAACAAGTTTCCAAGCGTGACATGAATGTCCCCAAACACGTTAATAATTCTATGTTTGTCTCCTCAAGTATGAGCAATAAGAGCGAAAAGGTGCTGCATATGAAAGTATTAGTGGAACAAGAAAAGCTCCTGCAGCCCTTACAGTGTTTACCAGTTGGTTACATGCATTGCTCAATACTGAGTTCACTTTGTCAGAACTCTTCCCACAGCACAACGTCAGTGTACATGGACTAAACTGTCCGCTAAATGTTTCATTGCTGTGACACAAAAAGCTTTCAATAAGCACATCTCTCAACATTCCTCCACTCTTGTCTAACTTCTTTTCAAACTTTCTAGCAAAAGTTTATGATCGTCAAACCCACATGACCGAATGTCCCTCTTGGGTGCAATGAATGCTGGCAGCCTGGACGTACATGCAGAAAATTGCCAGGACTGGATCAAGCATCACGGGAGATTCTTTCCCAGGTGTACTGGGAAAGATGACATGAGGTGTTATGTGGAGAACTGGTGGCCAAATGTGGAAGAGTGATGGGGTTCACTGGCATTGACACATATCTATACATTCACAGTCCATGCGCTGCGTGTGTACATTTATAGGGAGTAGAGGCATTTTTGTGTTACAGGACTGGGACTGCAGtttcttttgtgtgtttcagcatGATTCtgtgcaaaaaagcaaaaataggGTATTGCAGCATATTGCAGCATTCCATTTAATTCATTCCCATAAGTATAGTACAGTCCAGACAGTATCATTCATGTTTTGTTAAGGAATTTTGGTTTATGTAAATAAAGTCTGACACTTGCAATGGCACGTGATGTGTGTATCTAGAGTTTCATGTCACCGCATTGCACTGTGAGAGATATCCCAAGGGATGTCCTTGCTGGGAGAGAACACTTGATAGTGTCACGGTGGAATAGGTCCACTCAGACATGCATAAAGTGCTCTGGCAGTTTTTGTGCATTCTGCATGTGACATTAACTGTGTGCCAAGTTGCGTGTTGGTAAAGAGAACTGCGTACACTTTTGAAAAAGTCAACTCAGTATTAAGCActgcattaaaacatttaaaaaaaaaatgtaacgtaTAACTGCAGGCTGGACAGTttatcgctgctgctgctccgtCCTCCTCTGCAGCACCTCTGCTTATGGTCACCTGGGGCTTCCGGCATGTGGATGTGACTGCTGAGGCTGCTGAAGGTCGAGCTACAGGAGACGTGACTTCCAGACTGGTGCTGGGCTGTGCTGGAACATGGAAAGCTCTGGAAGAAGAGGTCCTGTGGTTCGTCCTCTTCAAATTCAGAGAAGCGGTACACATCCTCCAGCTCCAGGGGACGGAAGCCCTTGGGCACCACGCCGGGGCGTGAGTCAAGGATGCCCCCCAGGTTGGGCTGTGCCAGCTGCTGCCAGTGGTGCAAGGTGAGCGAGCCTGACAAGGACAGATCGAGAGTCAAAACACATCCATGGGCATCTTGGATCCGTGAGCACTGCAGGTGGTGACAGAGCTCCAAACAcgtgcgggcgcgcgcgcgcgcgcgcacacacacacacacacacacacacacacaagtgtatGGGTAGCAGTTAAAGCAACACAGAAACATGAAAGTTaatgacagctgtttttttaaaggcCTTTTACACCCATGAATCATAAATAATTGTCATAATAATCAACTGAAAACCTACAGCATGTGTACCAAAGACTCTGTGCGTATGTGAGTGATCAAACAGACTACAGATTAGATTATTCATTACATACTATCTTTAATATCTTAAACCTTTTATGACACAATAGGTTGCAGAAAGACTCATTAAGACGTTCATATACATAAATGAGTTATAATGGCATTCATAAttcaataattaaattaattttttacactGCAACAAAGCGAGCTTTTCGCcaagatgttttttgtgtgttacgTAAATCTGTGATTTGAAAAGAAAGGTCTGCTCTGTCCCAGAGGTCTCAGTGGCCCACAGATAAACCTCTCACATGTGTCAGTCTCTCTCATCATATCTAACAACTTAAGACCACAGActaatttcaatattcatgaTTATGCAGAAGAGCACAGTGGAGTCAACTTGTGAAGAACCTTCAAGGAGCCACACTTTGAATGGCACCGGCAGTTTCACACATTTCTGGGGTTACTGTTTAACTCTCTTAACAAGACTGGttgacacaaataaataaaagaacataaatattgcattaatccatccatccattttctttcctgcttgtcctagGTAGGGTTGCGGCGGAAACAGCGAGAGTAAAGaagcccagctgcccctgttctctgcaacttcctccagctcagcctgggggatccccagccgttcccaggccaactgtgaggtATAATCCCTCAGTGGGTCCCGggccgaccttggggcctcATTCCatttggccgtgcctggtatacctccaaagggagatgcccagggggcatccttatcagatggcCTAACcgcctcaactggctcctctcaatgtggagcagtagcggctctactctgagttcctcccagatgtccgaactcctcaccctgtcacggagagtaagtcccaacaccctgaggagaaaactcatttcagccgcttgtatccgcgatcttattctttcggttattacccaaagttcatgatcaatggagagctttgccttatagctcagctccctcttaaccactacagtccggtacagcaaccgcattattGCTGCCGTTGCTCCAAGTCTACGGCCGATCtcacactcatgaacaagaccccaagatacttaaactgctccacctggggcaaattctctccccttacctggaggggggcATGCCAACTTTtaccgtgagagaaccatggactcagattttgaggtgctgatccttaTCCCAACCAtgtcacactcggctgcaaatcGTTCCAGTGCGTATTGAAGGCAGCCATGTAACGgtaccaaaaggacaacatcatccgcaaaaagcagagacgttaCCTTCCGACTctcacacagaatgccctcctggcctcgactgcgccttgacatcctgtccatgaagaccacaaacaggagtggagacaaggcacaaccttggcggagtccaacacccacattgaacgggcttgacttaatgctgagtatgcagacacagctttcgctccatgtgtacagagactgaatggcccacagtagtgacCCCAGTACctcatactccctaagcacttcccacagaatttcccagggaacatggtcataggccctctccaagtccacaaaacacatgtagactggattagtgaactcccatgccccttcaattatctgtgagaggataaaaagctggtccactgttccacggccaggatcggggccttggcggggcagaagggcttgtgtgtgatctagggatctccagagctatgttgtctggagCAGTATACTCCtagtagggtctcccaaggcaaacaggtctggagtgaagatccagactaacaagatccaaaaacctccatggaaaaagtaaacaggaggacgtttaccctgcctggaatagggtcactgggacctacccctggagccaggcctgggagtaGTGTTCccaggcgagcgcctggtggctaggcagcccacgtaacccggccaggctcagcctgaaaaggcaacgtgggagGGCCacgtgggcccaccacctgcaaggtccaacatgggggttgggtgtgaTGTGTACCAGGCGGCAGGAgagggcggggtggcgcatggcatcGCGGCCCctcacaacagaaactggctcttagaatgtggaatgtaacctcgcttcgggggaaggagccggaactggtgcgggaggttgagagataccaactagatacagttgggctcacttccactcacagtgttggctctggaaccaaactcctcgataggcagtggtccctctcctactcaggagttgcacagggtgagaggcaccgggTGGGTGTGgtgatactcacaagcccctggctggctggctgccatacagttggagtttatccctgtggacgagagggtcacttcaatgtgacttagggtcgcagagaggaaaactttgactgttgtgtgtgattacgcaccaaacagcagttcagactATTTGACCTTCTTGAAGAGGGTGGGTGGagttctggacagggctccacctacagactcaatattcctgctgggggacttcaatgctcacgtaggcaatgactgggaaatctggtggggagcgattgggaagaatggcttgcccaatctgaaccggaatggtgaaatgttactggacttttgtgctagtcatggtttgtccataacaaacacgaTGTTCGAAAACAAGGAGGCTCATAAGTgcacttggtaccagagctccttgggccaaaggtcaatgatcgactttgtagtcgtttcatccgACTTGATGCCACGTTCTGGACACTCCGGTGAAGAGAGGTgttgagctgtcaaccgatcaccatctggtggcgAGTTGGATCAGgcggcagggaaaactgatggacagacccggtaggcccaggcGTTTAGTAAGGGTGTActgggaatgactgtcggaggacactgtccggaatgattttaactcgcacctctggaagaacttctcccatgtcccggaggacgtaggggacatggagtctgaatggaccctgttcaaaacctccattatggaagcagccaggcacagctgtcgccaaaagcttgttggtgccagccaagGTGGCAACCTGAGAatctgctggtggacaccggtggtgagggaagtcgtcaagctgaagaaggaggcctttagggcctggctggctctgaggactcctgactcagcagacaggtaccggcaggcaaaaaaggcagcagcggctgaagttgcagaagcaaaatccagagcatgggaggagtttggagaggctacggaaaatgactatcggttggcttcaaagaggttctggagaaccatccggcagctcaggagAGGTCGGAGGAGCTATGCTCAGGCTgcgctcagcaagagtggagaaactctgacctctgatgaggacattgttggaaggtggaaggagcactttgaggaactcttaaacctgacagatatgcctcccttacaggagtcagggccagaggcttctgggctgtcagagtccatttccctggtggaagtcactgaggtagtcgGTAAGCTCCACGGTGGCGAAGCACCGGGGGTAGATGAGAtctgcccggaactgcttaaggccctggatgttgtagggctgtcatggctgacctgcctctgcaatgttgcatggacctcagggacagtgcctttggactggcaaactggggtggtggtccctatctttaagaaagggaaccagagagtgtgtgccaactatcggggtattaCACTTcgcagcctccctgggaaagtctattcCAGGGTGCTgaagaggaggctccggccgacaGTTggacctcggattgaagaggaacaatgcagatattacattaatattttaagataAATTCTGCAAGCAAAAATTATCCAAAATAATAATTCTCTTAAGTCAGAGGAGTGAGAATCTGAGTGCAGCTGAAGAGCTGCCTGGGTGTCAATGTCACAAGCGTGGAGGTAGCGGTGGTCAGAACTAAAGAGGTACAGAGAAAcaactgtgtgaaaatgtggtgCTTTTCTTTGGGAATATATGGTAGAGTAAGCAAATGATAGGATTAGAGAAAAATTGGAAAAACATGATAAATTAGAACACTTTAgaagtaaacaaatgaaatgaaaggaaaggtAAAAGTTGTGGAACTTTGCGAGTGAGATCTGATTGTCTCTATGAATGTCGACCCCATGGGGACTGTGAGCATCTCCCTACACATGCTGGTAAACACCTGGGAATGATGGCTCatcagcacagtggcacagcgagtagtgctactgtctcacagcctctgggtggtgtgagaggatgtgggtttaatccctgctcagtctgtgtggagtttgcatgttctccctgagtctgcatggatttccttccacagtccaaggacatgctgttcaggttcacccatagtgtgtgagtgacacagagtgtgtttcactgatgtatggatgagtgacccattgtaagtagtgtatttagcagcaccttggtgaataaggtgtatgggctgataacactacagagagctTGGGTCCCAAAGCGGGGGCCCACGGCGGTTACCTTCCAAGGGCTTGACAATCTGCAGTTTGTCTGGCAGGTAGGAGCGGCTGGAGAAAGACAGTCCTGACAAGTGCGTCCCTAGGGACATGATGGTGTCGGGAGCCCTCGGACAGCCCTTGTTGGAGACCGGCGAGTCCCTATCTTCCTTGGAGAAGCGACGCTCACTCAAGTAGTTCTCTCTCCGCAGTGACAGTCTCCGCAGTGCCACTTCCAGGTTGTGACTGTCAGGACTGCTAGGGGTCCTTGGTGTTTTATTGGAGCCCTCCACCCTAACGGCAGGACGGCCAGAGACaaacaagcaggaaaaaaaaacaaaaaatgcttcACATGGATGAAATATTAAGACAATAGCAAAATTTGgcagtaccaaaaaaaaaaaagagttttaaattAACTAATGCTGttttaaagcaaacaaaagatGCAGAAGAAAGGCCTCCCTAGGCCCACTTGACCCCATGATGACCCTACTGCGGACATCGCCAGCGTACTGGGCAGAGTGTGCTGTTGTCGTGCTGCCGGGCAGCGGTGCTTTTGCAGGGAGGGATGCCCAGTTAGAGCCAGGGATGTTTCTGCCGGCAGCCGGCAGCACCACGGTGTGCTGCCTTGTCGGCTCCTCCATGTTCTTGACGGTCTCGACGACACGCCCGTCTCTGTTCAAAGAGGCACACGGAACCCGAGGCAGGGCCACAGGGTCATGTAGCACAGGTGTCTCAAATACTGTCTGGTACAATAACCACAAGAGTCCCACTTGTGTGTGACACCGAAAGCTCCATGTGGGCCCGTTTGCGTAACGGCCTTTCCTAAATGTGTGACAGAAATAGGGTCACGGCCTACTGAGCCATTGTCTCCAAGTGCCACGAAGACACTGAAAAGacggaaaagaaagaaagccgTGTGTGCGAGAGCTGTCTCGGAAAGCTGAGTTTTGAACTCACTTGTGCTCCTCTGTTTCTGAGTCATCCATCAGCATCTCCTTCCTCATGGAGCCTTCGATCTCAGCTGCCAAGGAGTCCTGGAAacagcgcgcacgcacacacgcacgcacgcacgcacacgcaggTATTGCTCTTAACACAGTGAGTGTTCCTGCCCTAAACTGTTCCACAGGAGTCCTCGCTAAGACTGTACCACCCTTCCCATGAGTCTCGGGGCTGACGTCGACTGCTTTCCTGAATGTTCTGCCACTGCTTCCCAGCCCTAACCTAATGCTCTGTGTGCCGTGTACCAGAGGAGGGGCTGCCAGGAGATACTGCTGCATGGTTAAGGTATACAAGGGGACATGTGTTGGTTGTGAGTGATCGGGGTGCCCACCATGGGGAACAAGCCCATGGGGTGGAAGCGCCGAGATGTGCCGCTGGGCAGAGACTTGTTGCGCAGGTTCTTGAGCTCCTCCTGGGCCTCGTGGAGCATCTCTATGCATTCTGCATACTTGTCCCCCAGCTCCTGCAACTGCACACCAAAGGAAGGGGGACACAGAGGagcaggagagaaaaagaggggAGGAAAGTGGTCGGGCACTGGTTCCAAGAGGTATCTGGGCCTGCACCTAGCAGGCCAGCAGGACGGCTCCAATGCAGGAGAAAAGGAGAGATGCCCACCTCGGCCGTGAGCTGGTGCTGCGCTTCTTTGGCTGCCATCAGGTGCTGGGTGAGCTCTTCATTTTCAACCGCAAACTGCGAGCAGAAAGAGAAGAGCACAGCAAAGGCTGCATTGCATCACTGAAACATCCCAGCAAGGAAGGCAGTCACATAAAAGGAGTACAAAGAGGCTTTGGTGCATTACATTTTGAATGCTTTAAGAGCAGTTGacacccactgagccactgcgcTCAAGCAAAGTGCCAGCTGGCAGCCAATGGAGCAGTGATACGCACAGATCTGGCCTTTTTCTGCAGCTCCACGATCTGCGAGAGGAGCTGAGTGATCTCCTCTTGCTGGCGGGATGCATCTTCACTCTTCTTGGCCAGTTCCTCCGCGATGGAGGTGATCTGAAGGTTGGACTCCCCTTCAGGCCAAGGTTGTGGCCAGAAGCAGAGGGAAAGGGCAGTTCACCAGCCGCCACATGCTTTCACTTGGTACAGTCAATAAGTTCAGCTTGGTGTTCGGTCCCATTTAAAGGTCACGTCTAACATACACTCACTGTTTGTTACATTTCTTACAGTAAGCATTTATTACTTCTTTCTTTCTAGTAAGAATTGCTCATAGATGGGTCAGTAATTGTAACCAGCCTGATACACAACGCAGTGTAAGCTGTGTTGGACAAAGGACAGAGGTGTCTGAAATAAGATTTAATAATACCAATCAGACTGAGGTCTCATTTCTTTTCTATTCCTTTCATTTGTCTAACTAATAGTCTCTACTGGTATTGGTAGAACACAATCAATGTACTGAAAGGacacataaaagaaaaacacttgcaGTGTGGCTGTCAGCATTGCGGGCAGTTCAGAAGATTAAACAGCAGAGACAGCTGCcagtgtaatggttagtgctactgcctttaca
This genomic interval from Scleropages formosus chromosome 23, fSclFor1.1, whole genome shotgun sequence contains the following:
- the LOC108927866 gene encoding trafficking kinesin-binding protein 1-like isoform X1, encoding MPASEAAPQHTVYRDAGTITDVCNSTDLPEVEIISLLEEQLPHYRLRADTVYGYDHDDWLHTPLVSTDVSVDLSTEQIEETLKYFYRHPEPPHSLCLQSHPRGSSLAVLCAERVGQMTKTYSDIDAVTRLLEEREQDLELAARIGQSLLKRNRSLVEHNEYLQEQVGRVQEEVFQLHHELAMKDELLRFYTSAAEDSDGDSSSSSPLRRNRSTCSEPSCFPVDSLQKKLQDLEKENILLRCEASHLKNETTSYEEKEHKLVNDCVRELRESNLQITSIAEELAKKSEDASRQQEEITQLLSQIVELQKKARSFAVENEELTQHLMAAKEAQHQLTAELQELGDKYAECIEMLHEAQEELKNLRNKSLPSGTSRRFHPMGLFPMDSLAAEIEGSMRKEMLMDDSETEEHKDGRVVETVKNMEEPTRQHTVVLPAAGRNIPGSNWASLPAKAPLPGSTTTAHSAQVEGSNKTPRTPSSPDSHNLEVALRRLSLRRENYLSERRFSKEDRDSPVSNKGCPRAPDTIMSLGTHLSGLSFSSRSYLPDKLQIVKPLEGSLTLHHWQQLAQPNLGGILDSRPGVVPKGFRPLELEDVYRFSEFEEDEPQDLFFQSFPCSSTAQHQSGSHVSCSSTFSSLSSHIHMPEAPVFYPGKCMSHTSSTYTFTTCRILHPSDELTRVTPSLNAAGSTASCVVMSSLKLTPTTTPCTPRRLSLAESFTNLRDSTKTTSTSLGLVHLLREHGISAAVYNPPTRGKVNHGAPLSASWIQDLPLLTLPSSPPGRAPAASAEADTAFNFQSCGLPYDNFLASRPARFILNEVAAEARNHSDRGSQTDVSIYNLNLVDKLKRFSVARPETTLGALTRPGPPFTLSTELQRNRSYPALVGASMAMKGPGPPSSEVLLDSKLPKQRSLR
- the LOC108927866 gene encoding trafficking kinesin-binding protein 1-like isoform X3 yields the protein MPASEAAPQHTVYRDAGTITDVCNSTDLPEVEIISLLEEQLPHYRLRADTVYGYDHDDWLHTPLVSTDVSVDLSTEQIEETLKYFYRHPEPPHSLCLQSHPRGSSLAVLCAERVGQMTKTYSDIDAVTRLLEEREQDLELAARIGQSLLKRNRSLVEHNEYLQEQVGRVQEEVFQLHHELAMKDELLRFYTSAAEDSDGDSSSSSPLRRNRSTCSEPSCFPVDSLQKKLQDLEKENILLRCEASHLKNETTSYEEKEHKLVNDCVRELRESNLQITSIAEELAKKSEDASRQQEEITQLLSQIVELQKKARSFAVENEELTQHLMAAKEAQHQLTAELQELGDKYAECIEMLHEAQEELKNLRNKSLPSGTSRRFHPMGLFPMDSLAAEIEGSMRKEMLMDDSETEEHKDGRVVETVKNMEEPTRQHTVVLPAAGRNIPGSNWASLPAKAPLPGSTTTAHSAQVEGSNKTPRTPSSPDSHNLEVALRRLSLRRENYLSERRFSKEDRDSPVSNKGCPRAPDTIMSLGTHLSGLSFSSRSYLPDKLQIVKPLEGSLTLHHWQQLAQPNLGGILDSRPGVVPKGFRPLELEDVYRFSEFEEDEPQDLFFQSFPCSSTAQHQSGSHVSCSSTFSSLSSHIHMPEAPVFYPGKCMSHTSSTYTFTTCRILHPSDELTRVTPSLNAAGSTASCVVMSSLKLTPTTTPCTPRRLSLAESFTNLRDSTKTTSTSLGLVHLLREHGISAAVYNPPTRGRAPAASAEADTAFNFQSCGLPYDNFLASRPARFILNEVAAEARNHSDRGSQTDVSIYNLNLVDKLKRFSVARPETTLGALTRPGPPFTLSTELQRNRSYPALVGASMAMKGPGPPSSEVLLDSKLPKQRSLR
- the LOC108927866 gene encoding trafficking kinesin-binding protein 1-like isoform X2 encodes the protein MPASEAAPQHTVYRDAGTITDVCNSTDLPEVEIISLLEEQLPHYRLRADTVYGYDHDDWLHTPLVSTDVSVDLSTEQIEETLKYFLLCAERVGQMTKTYSDIDAVTRLLEEREQDLELAARIGQSLLKRNRSLVEHNEYLQEQVGRVQEEVFQLHHELAMKDELLRFYTSAAEDSDGDSSSSSPLRRNRSTCSEPSCFPVDSLQKKLQDLEKENILLRCEASHLKNETTSYEEKEHKLVNDCVRELRESNLQITSIAEELAKKSEDASRQQEEITQLLSQIVELQKKARSFAVENEELTQHLMAAKEAQHQLTAELQELGDKYAECIEMLHEAQEELKNLRNKSLPSGTSRRFHPMGLFPMDSLAAEIEGSMRKEMLMDDSETEEHKDGRVVETVKNMEEPTRQHTVVLPAAGRNIPGSNWASLPAKAPLPGSTTTAHSAQVEGSNKTPRTPSSPDSHNLEVALRRLSLRRENYLSERRFSKEDRDSPVSNKGCPRAPDTIMSLGTHLSGLSFSSRSYLPDKLQIVKPLEGSLTLHHWQQLAQPNLGGILDSRPGVVPKGFRPLELEDVYRFSEFEEDEPQDLFFQSFPCSSTAQHQSGSHVSCSSTFSSLSSHIHMPEAPVFYPGKCMSHTSSTYTFTTCRILHPSDELTRVTPSLNAAGSTASCVVMSSLKLTPTTTPCTPRRLSLAESFTNLRDSTKTTSTSLGLVHLLREHGISAAVYNPPTRGKVNHGAPLSASWIQDLPLLTLPSSPPGRAPAASAEADTAFNFQSCGLPYDNFLASRPARFILNEVAAEARNHSDRGSQTDVSIYNLNLVDKLKRFSVARPETTLGALTRPGPPFTLSTELQRNRSYPALVGASMAMKGPGPPSSEVLLDSKLPKQRSLR
- the LOC108927866 gene encoding trafficking kinesin-binding protein 1-like isoform X4, yielding MTKTYSDIDAVTRLLEEREQDLELAARIGQSLLKRNRSLVEHNEYLQEQVGRVQEEVFQLHHELAMKDELLRFYTSAAEDSDGDSSSSSPLRRNRSTCSEPSCFPVDSLQKKLQDLEKENILLRCEASHLKNETTSYEEKEHKLVNDCVRELRESNLQITSIAEELAKKSEDASRQQEEITQLLSQIVELQKKARSFAVENEELTQHLMAAKEAQHQLTAELQELGDKYAECIEMLHEAQEELKNLRNKSLPSGTSRRFHPMGLFPMDSLAAEIEGSMRKEMLMDDSETEEHKDGRVVETVKNMEEPTRQHTVVLPAAGRNIPGSNWASLPAKAPLPGSTTTAHSAQVEGSNKTPRTPSSPDSHNLEVALRRLSLRRENYLSERRFSKEDRDSPVSNKGCPRAPDTIMSLGTHLSGLSFSSRSYLPDKLQIVKPLEGSLTLHHWQQLAQPNLGGILDSRPGVVPKGFRPLELEDVYRFSEFEEDEPQDLFFQSFPCSSTAQHQSGSHVSCSSTFSSLSSHIHMPEAPVFYPGKCMSHTSSTYTFTTCRILHPSDELTRVTPSLNAAGSTASCVVMSSLKLTPTTTPCTPRRLSLAESFTNLRDSTKTTSTSLGLVHLLREHGISAAVYNPPTRGKVNHGAPLSASWIQDLPLLTLPSSPPGRAPAASAEADTAFNFQSCGLPYDNFLASRPARFILNEVAAEARNHSDRGSQTDVSIYNLNLVDKLKRFSVARPETTLGALTRPGPPFTLSTELQRNRSYPALVGASMAMKGPGPPSSEVLLDSKLPKQRSLR